The following proteins come from a genomic window of Aquabacterium sp. A3:
- the dprA gene encoding DNA-processing protein DprA produces MNSEEARAWLRLLLTPGVGPVSVRRLLAALGSPQAVGAASAATLCQLVPAREAQALAAPGDEARARFEDQWARTAGWLAEGPHRHLLSLGDARYPRQWLDLSDPPLLVFAEGDLALLEAPSLAVVGSRHATAQGIDHAQAFARALSAEGLTIVSGLARGIDAAAHEGALDGQLLLAPQGRPGGTIAIVGTGLDEVYPKAHARLAQRIAARGLMLSEFPLGTPPLRGHFPKRNRLVAALSRGTLVVEAAVQSGSLITARLAADLGREVMAIPGSIHAPQARGCHALIKQGARLVETAHDVLDELGLSAAVSVGMSPGASGQAPLGDGPAEPPGDALLDALGFDPVSLEALAARTGLGPAELGARLLELELLGEVARLPGALYQRRAAA; encoded by the coding sequence ATGAATTCAGAGGAGGCGCGCGCCTGGCTGCGCCTGTTGTTGACCCCGGGCGTGGGCCCGGTGTCGGTGCGACGCTTGCTGGCGGCGCTGGGCTCGCCCCAGGCCGTTGGTGCGGCCTCGGCCGCCACCTTGTGCCAGCTCGTGCCCGCCCGCGAGGCCCAGGCCCTGGCCGCGCCCGGCGACGAGGCTCGCGCGCGGTTCGAAGACCAATGGGCCCGCACCGCCGGCTGGCTGGCCGAGGGCCCCCATCGCCACCTGCTGAGCCTGGGCGATGCCCGGTACCCGCGCCAGTGGCTGGACCTGTCTGACCCGCCCCTGCTGGTGTTTGCCGAAGGCGACCTGGCCCTGCTGGAGGCCCCCTCGCTGGCCGTGGTGGGCAGCCGCCACGCCACCGCGCAGGGCATCGACCACGCCCAGGCCTTTGCCCGCGCGCTGAGTGCCGAAGGCCTCACCATCGTCTCGGGCCTGGCCCGGGGCATCGACGCCGCCGCCCACGAGGGCGCCCTGGACGGCCAGTTGCTGCTGGCCCCTCAGGGGCGCCCTGGCGGCACCATCGCCATCGTGGGCACGGGGCTGGACGAGGTGTACCCCAAAGCCCATGCCCGCCTGGCCCAGCGCATCGCCGCCCGGGGCTTGATGCTGTCGGAGTTTCCGCTGGGCACACCGCCCTTGCGGGGCCATTTTCCCAAGCGCAACCGCCTGGTGGCGGCCCTGTCGCGCGGCACCCTGGTGGTCGAAGCCGCCGTGCAGTCGGGCTCGCTCATCACGGCGCGGCTGGCCGCCGATCTGGGGCGCGAGGTCATGGCGATTCCTGGCTCCATCCATGCCCCTCAGGCCCGGGGCTGTCACGCCCTGATCAAACAAGGTGCCCGCCTGGTTGAAACCGCGCACGATGTGCTCGACGAGTTGGGCTTGAGCGCGGCGGTGTCGGTGGGCATGTCGCCCGGGGCCTCGGGGCAGGCGCCTTTGGGCGACGGACCGGCCGAGCCCCCGGGTGACGCCCTGCTGGACGCCCTGGGTTTCGACCCCGTCAGCCTGGAGGCCCTGGCGGCCCGCACCGGCCTGGGCCCTGCCGAGCTGGGCGCCCGCCTGCTGGAGCTGGAGCTGTTGGGCGAGGTGGCCCGGCTGCCGGGTGCGCTGTACCAGCGCAGGGCGGCCGCCTGA